In Solenopsis invicta isolate M01_SB chromosome 6, UNIL_Sinv_3.0, whole genome shotgun sequence, the genomic window aataatgggcAGACGAACGGGTGTACTCGATGCTACGGAGATAGACGCTACTATTAGCGAGCTCGAGGTGCTCATCGCGTCGTCAGAGGGACGGGAGGTCgaggaggaaaaggaggaggcggaggcatcgacgtcggcgtcggcgtcgacGTCGGTGTCGGAGGACGAGGAGGAAGCAAATATATGCAACGGGTGGTCCGCGACGACGAGAATGGAGTCGCGGCACCCGCGCAGACACCGTCTACGCAGCGTCGTCGGAATATGCTTGTTCCTCGCGCTGACTGGAATCGTCTACCTGGGCTACTTCTGCCCAGATCACGTGTGCGCGTTGACCAGTCGTGAGATCAAAGAGCCCGTTAGGTTGTCCGAGAGCCTGTCCGTCGCCGCTGCTGTGCCGCCCGTCGTCGTCGGTTCCGCCGCATTGTCTTCCGTATCCGTCGAGCTCGACAGGAACGGCCTGCTCTCGGTGCATCCTGCCTTCAAGTTGCAGAGCATCCAAGGTAGCCTAGGCTACGATGATGTCTTTGCCAATGATACTTTTCAGTTTGACATTAACGCTCACGACGTTATGGTCTTCCTTCATATACAAAAAACAGGCAAGTGTTATACGTCGAGTGTTTTTCACTTTACATCTACTGTCTGCTTgcataagaaaaagaaacttttttttttaattgccaCTATTATTAGTTTCTcagacttttaaataatttagtaatatcaAGTGTATAAACTGTCTTATTAAAACATgagtgtaaaattttaattttcaacaaaaagtttttctacaacttttttttttcaaaaaaaatgtcTGAtgcaatagaaaattataaagtaatgtCACTTCCTTTTGGCATCTGGCCTTTGTACACTTGAATCGTTACATTATTTATCAGGCATGCTTAAAATCCCAAGCCCTATtttagaaagaaagaataattcaGATATGCGGAGTTATTTGGTATGCTGCATGCTCGTATCCTCTGCGTCTTTGTTctctttgtattaaaaaaatttccttcattaaaatgcattttattgcAACGTATATTTgcaatagtaaaattttattttttaaatgatcaaGTATCGCACAATACtgttatgtatatgtataataaaaattatttgacacacacacacacacacacacacacacacacacacacacacacacacacacacatattataTTTGACAGATATATTTTTAAGGAGGTTCTTTAGtttcttcataaaatatacaaacaactcgattaaattttgatctaactttataattaatatatagacATTccggatttttttaatttgattataaaatttttttgaaataattttctaaaataacattgaattttattgaaagaaagaAGAGTTTTAAAGAGTTTCAATTGcaagaaatataagaattttggaaaacaaattttttcatattagcatttattaatattataactaaaATTGTCCTTGcataacaaattattgtttttattgtttaaattttatttattatttattattttaaagatggtAATGTTCTAAAAACTcctatattaaaagatatatgaaTGAAAACTCTTCAACTTTTCACCACTTTCTTAAGCTGGAAAGCTTcctctttgaaataaattctaatCTAAATTTGCTACTaatgcatgtaaaaatattttctataattataatttagaatacacaattttttactataaaaaaatattatttgtgtcCAAGGCATAACGTTGTCCTTATTTTAACCAAAGGTGGCACATTGTTTGGTAAACATCTGGTGCGAGATCTAGAGCTGCAGAGACCGTGCTCGTGTCAACGACGGCGCAAGCGTTGCTTCTGTTTCCGTCCAAATCGTAACGAAAACTGGTTATTCTCGCGATATTCCACCGGCTGGAAATGTGGATTGCACGCGGATTGGACTGAATTAACGAATTGCGTAGACATGGAGCTCAATAAAATCGAAGGGGAAGGCATTAAACGCCGTTACTTTTACGTAACTATTATAAGGGATCCCGTTGCAAGATATCTCTCCGAATTTAGGCATGTGCAAAGAGGTGCTACGTGGAGAGGTGCTCGCCACTGGTGCGGAGGTACTCAAGCAAATATACCCCAGTGTTACGATGGCCCCAATTGGAAAGGTGTTACCCTGGAAGAGGTAACGATGT contains:
- the LOC105197133 gene encoding heparan-sulfate 6-O-sulfotransferase 2, which translates into the protein MGRRTGVLDATEIDATISELEVLIASSEGREVEEEKEEAEASTSASASTSVSEDEEEANICNGWSATTRMESRHPRRHRLRSVVGICLFLALTGIVYLGYFCPDHVCALTSREIKEPVRLSESLSVAAAVPPVVVGSAALSSVSVELDRNGLLSVHPAFKLQSIQGSLGYDDVFANDTFQFDINAHDVMVFLHIQKTGGTLFGKHLVRDLELQRPCSCQRRRKRCFCFRPNRNENWLFSRYSTGWKCGLHADWTELTNCVDMELNKIEGEGIKRRYFYVTIIRDPVARYLSEFRHVQRGATWRGARHWCGGTQANIPQCYDGPNWKGVTLEEFMECPYNLARNRQTRMLADLSMVGCYNSTLSKADKDRLMLASAKHNLQFMPFFMLTEYQKVGQYTFEETFKMRFAVAFEQHNATLSAATMATLSAEQLDAVRRLNSLDLELYEFAKNLAFQRFKRLRDRDPHFVQRFQHLGELPSRQSATEFNWDSVIEDTTDNE